A stretch of Elusimicrobiota bacterium DNA encodes these proteins:
- a CDS encoding site-specific integrase codes for MGRSAPSRKKQIEMALKSILRQGASKYQAKEEYRAEARARGEKILTAKTNYIHSSKWYDNVFNVAQRYIKFADENGFGHKYINSYNHQEAGKAFFQDLLNRGVKDIQGIASALRKFSDAVEKRFGGEIKIVPDELRGMINQARAAGQKIPVTKQERIVDRAGYRVYTSEEMTKILQHVWQQKNGDRYAVAIRGMSELGLRSKECAKLQVRDIDFEKGLIHVKYGAKGKRERWVPVSKPYLEELKNICENKGKKDFVFIVPGRKWENRYKNIWSSFEKACEATGLEQHRIHNLRATWASKKYYEFREKGMDREKARLEVSKILGHNRSEVVDWYIDYSKEK; via the coding sequence ATGGGCAGATCTGCACCAAGCAGAAAAAAACAAATAGAAATGGCTTTGAAAAGCATCTTAAGGCAAGGTGCTTCAAAATATCAGGCAAAAGAAGAATACCGGGCGGAAGCCCGGGCTAGAGGCGAAAAAATATTAACAGCAAAGACAAATTACATCCACTCATCAAAATGGTATGACAACGTGTTTAATGTAGCCCAGCGGTATATTAAGTTTGCTGACGAAAACGGCTTTGGTCATAAATATATAAATTCATATAACCACCAGGAGGCCGGAAAAGCTTTTTTCCAGGATTTATTAAACCGTGGAGTTAAAGATATCCAGGGTATTGCTTCGGCACTGCGAAAATTTTCAGATGCTGTGGAAAAACGATTTGGCGGAGAAATAAAAATTGTTCCAGATGAATTACGGGGAATGATTAACCAGGCCCGAGCAGCTGGTCAAAAAATACCGGTGACTAAGCAGGAAAGAATAGTCGATAGGGCTGGCTACAGGGTATACACTTCAGAGGAAATGACCAAAATTTTGCAGCATGTTTGGCAGCAAAAAAACGGGGATAGGTATGCAGTTGCTATCCGTGGTATGTCAGAACTAGGTTTACGTTCCAAAGAATGTGCTAAACTACAGGTACGGGATATTGATTTTGAAAAGGGTTTAATTCATGTAAAGTATGGCGCCAAAGGCAAGAGAGAACGCTGGGTGCCTGTTTCTAAACCATATTTAGAGGAACTAAAAAATATTTGCGAAAATAAAGGCAAAAAAGATTTTGTGTTTATTGTACCAGGAAGAAAATGGGAGAATCGATATAAAAATATCTGGAGTAGTTTTGAAAAAGCCTGTGAGGCAACCGGCTTAGAACAGCATAGAATTCACAATTTAAGGGCTACCTGGGCAAGTAAGAAATACTATGAATTTAGGGAAAAAGGAATGGACAGGGAAAAAGCCAGGTTAGAGGTAAGTAAAATTTTAGGACACAACCGTAGTGAGGTTGTGGACTGGTATATAGATTACAGTAAAGAAAAATGA